One Deinococcus planocerae genomic window, CCCGGTGCGCTCGGCGGCCAGCCGGTCGCGCTCCTCCTGGGCGGCCACGCGCTGCGCCTCGGCCTGGGCGCTCGCGGCCACGGCGGCGTCGCGGGCCTGACGCGCGGCGTCCCGCTCCCCGGCAAGCTGGTTACGCTGGGTCTCGACCCTCTGGCGCGAGGCCTCCAGGTCGGCGACCTGCCCGCCCAGCACCCCGACCCGCTCCTGGGCCGTCTGTGCGCGGGCCTGGGCCTGGGTTGCCGCCGTCTCGGCCTGCGCGGCGCGGGCGTCGAGGTCGGCGACCTGTCTGCCCAGCGCCTCCACCCGCGCGTCGAGCGCCCGAGCGCGCTCCCGGCTCGACGTCAGCGCCTCCTCCGACGCGGCGAGGCGGCCGCGGCTCCCCCCGGCCCCCCGCTCCCGCGTCTCCCCCCCGGCCCCCCCCTGCACGTCCTGGAGCTCCTCCCGCAGCGCGGTCACCTGGGGCCGGAGCTGGTCGGCCTGCGCGATGGTATTCACGGCGTTGCGGTTCAGGAGCAAAAAGGCCGCGAGGCTCGCCGCGCTGATCCCCATGCCCGAGAGCACCGCCACCAGCAGCGCCGTGCTCTTGGGCCGCAGCCCGAACCAGCGCAGGTGCTTGCGGCCCACCTTTTTGGCGATGGTGTCGGCGGCGTAGGCGAC contains:
- a CDS encoding DUF3084 domain-containing protein, with product MLWLFLPFVVILSGVVAYAADTIAKKVGRKHLRWFGLRPKSTALLVAVLSGMGISAASLAAFLLLNRNAVNTIAQADQLRPQVTALREELQDVQGGAGGETRERGAGGSRGRLAASEEALTSSRERARALDARVEALGRQVADLDARAAQAETAATQAQARAQTAQERVGVLGGQVADLEASRQRVETQRNQLAGERDAARQARDAAVAASAQAEAQRVAAQEERDRLAAERTG